The DNA window TGTGCCACGTAGCGGACCAGCCGCTCACCGTGGGCCAGCGGGTCCTGCTCAAGCACACCACCCGTACGGTCAAGGCGATCGTCAAGGAGATCCCGTCGCGGCTGACGCTGGACGACCTGTCCCAGCATCCGGACCCGGGGCAGCTGGTGGCCAACGACATCGGGCGGGTGAAGGTGCGTACGGCCGAGCCGCTCGCGCTCGACGCGTACCGCGACTCGCGCCGCACGGGGTCGTTCCTGCTGATCGACCCTGCGGACGGTACGACGCTGGCCGCCGGCATGGCGGGCGACTCGTTCGCCGCCGAGGCCGTGAAGACCGTGGCGGACGACGAGGGCTGGGACTTCTGACCATGGCCGTAGACACGATCGACATCTACGCGACGTTCGCGAAAGAGGGCGGCCGCATCGGCAGCGGCACCGTCGGCGCGGGAACGGGCGGCGTGGCGCGATGTGCCCGATGACGTACGCGCACCGCTTGCGCGCCCTGCCGCACCACCTTCCGCCGTACCGACGAAGACCTGCCGAACTCCCGGGCACACCCCGCTCCACGCGAGAGGTGTGACGCCGGGCCATCGAGAGGAACGCCTCCCGTGCATGCCCCCCGTACCACCCTTCGCCGCAGCCTCGCCGCTGCCGCCGCCCTGCCGCTGCTGATCGGCGTGCTGGGCGCCTGCGGCTACGGTTCGACGGCCGAGAAGGACGACAAGGTCGCTCCCGTCGCCAAGGGCGAGAAGGTCGGCGGCCTCGACGAAGTACGCATCGGTTACTTCGCGAACGTCACGCACGCCACCGCCCTGGTCGGCCTTCAGAAGGGCCTGTTGCAGAAGGAGCTCGGCGGCACGCAGGTCAAGCCGCAGGTCTTCAACGCCGGCCCCTCCGAGATCGAGGCCCTGAACGCCGGCGCCATCGACATCGGCTGGATCGGCCCCTCCCCCGCGATCAACGGCTTCACCAAGTCCAAGGGCCAGAACCTGAGGATCATCTCGGGCTCGGCCTCCGGCGGTGTCTCCCTCGTCGTCAACCCGGAGAAGATCAAGTCCCTGGACGACCTCGCGGGCAAGCGCATCGCGACCCCGCAGCTCGGCAACACCCAGGACGTGGCGCTGCTGAACTACCTGTCGGAGAAGGGTCTGAAGGTCGACCCGAACACCGGCAAGGGCGACGTCTCCGTCGTCCGCCAGGACAACAAGGAGATCCCCGCCTCCTTCGAGTCCGGCGCGCTGGACGGCGCCTGGGTCCCGGAGCCCACCGCGTCGAAGCTGGTCGCGGGCGGCGGCAAGGTGCTGCTCGACGAGAGGAAGCTGTGGAAGGACGGCAAGTTCGTCATCACGAACGTGATCGTCTCCCAGAAGTTCCTCAAGGAGCACCCGGACGTCGTCGAGGCGGTACTGCGCGGCTCCGTGAAGAGCAATGAGTGGATCAAGGCCAACCCGGACGAGGCGAAGGCCGCGGTCAACGCGAAGCTCAAGGCGGACTCCGGCAAGGAACTGCCCGCCGAGGTGCTCGACCCCGCGTTCAAGAACGTCGAGACGACCAACGACCCGCTCGCGACGACGCTGCGGGAAGAG is part of the Streptomyces agglomeratus genome and encodes:
- a CDS encoding aliphatic sulfonate ABC transporter substrate-binding protein, coding for MHAPRTTLRRSLAAAAALPLLIGVLGACGYGSTAEKDDKVAPVAKGEKVGGLDEVRIGYFANVTHATALVGLQKGLLQKELGGTQVKPQVFNAGPSEIEALNAGAIDIGWIGPSPAINGFTKSKGQNLRIISGSASGGVSLVVNPEKIKSLDDLAGKRIATPQLGNTQDVALLNYLSEKGLKVDPNTGKGDVSVVRQDNKEIPASFESGALDGAWVPEPTASKLVAGGGKVLLDERKLWKDGKFVITNVIVSQKFLKEHPDVVEAVLRGSVKSNEWIKANPDEAKAAVNAKLKADSGKELPAEVLDPAFKNVETTNDPLATTLREEADHAVKAGLLKDPVLDGIYDLRLLNKVLKTEKQPAVGDAGLGTK